Proteins co-encoded in one Burkholderiales bacterium genomic window:
- a CDS encoding DEAD/DEAH box helicase family protein gives MPKSVIAYDKDLPEIPGRRPWEKPTSYLVKDDAAATGWREETSGRRPSRLLLVPRIRAAVDAWRESGYEGASDVTRRLFEYWFEEDHEVPGFGVPFRYYFCQREAIETLAWLVEIAGQRDAQKLIQAHATIFEKDLFSKNIEFQTRLENGKPQRIVRRYVPELDRDGEQDLPPENLRRFAFKMATGSGKTWVMAMAIVWSRFHKQRVPGSELSTNFLIVAPNVIVYQRLEKDFAANRIFYELPLIPPEWRGAFSQKVILRGEAAEPDPSGNLFLTNIHQLYESRDEEWTPANAIEALLGKKPAKDLAASGQRSMLERVKSLKDLVVLNDEAHHVHDEDLAWSQSLLAIHRALPQGLSLWLDFSATPKDQNGMYFPWTVCDYPLAQAVEDRIVKAPLIVTKEDDPKQPKDDPDGVTKDNIGEKYGYWLRAAVQRWKEHHKVYKQLGTRPVLFIMAEKNVYADAIGEYLWKTKEFGFKESEVLVIHTDAAGEITKKDLDVAREAARDIDKAESRIKAIVSVMMLREGWDVRNVTVVLGLRPFTAKAEILPEQVIGRGLRLMTQVSPDRTQTLEVLGTRNLLNVLRTQLEAEGVGVASTKTDPPPPVIIAPVQERLKYDIAIPITNPSLEHDVRKLSDLDVAALEAIYDQEDLAEPFRVKLRLEFATTETEVHQSDIAAGELPAAQELLASVTNKVIDRAKLPNRFAELYPSVRDYVATRCFGKSVDLDDEALRSHLARLELQEGIAKYLARKIAELTIERRAIEFDKADFRLSATKPFSWRRNLPPLEAKRTVFNYVATYNDFERRFAQFLDKASDVLRFASLGTTEQGESGTQFRVDYLKPSGAIGFYHPDWVVVQKSKAGEVNWIIETKGRVWEGTAAKDEALKTWCERVSAATGAVWRYVRINQTDFDSGGATTLAALLQPS, from the coding sequence GGCCGCGACCGGCTGGCGGGAGGAGACCTCCGGCCGCCGCCCGAGTCGCCTTCTGCTGGTGCCGAGGATCCGCGCCGCGGTGGACGCGTGGCGGGAGAGCGGCTACGAGGGCGCCTCCGACGTCACCCGGCGGCTCTTCGAGTACTGGTTCGAGGAGGACCACGAGGTCCCCGGCTTCGGCGTGCCGTTCCGGTACTACTTCTGCCAGCGCGAGGCGATCGAGACGCTGGCCTGGCTGGTCGAGATCGCCGGCCAGCGCGACGCGCAGAAGCTGATCCAGGCGCACGCGACGATCTTCGAGAAGGACCTGTTCTCGAAGAACATTGAGTTCCAGACCAGGCTGGAGAACGGTAAGCCGCAGCGCATTGTGCGCCGCTATGTGCCGGAGCTCGACCGTGATGGCGAGCAGGACCTGCCGCCGGAAAACCTGCGCCGCTTCGCCTTCAAGATGGCCACGGGCTCGGGCAAGACCTGGGTAATGGCGATGGCCATCGTCTGGAGCCGCTTCCACAAGCAGCGCGTGCCGGGCTCGGAGCTCTCCACCAACTTCCTGATCGTCGCGCCCAACGTCATCGTCTACCAGCGGCTGGAGAAGGACTTCGCCGCCAACCGCATCTTCTACGAGCTGCCGCTGATCCCGCCGGAGTGGCGCGGCGCGTTCAGTCAGAAGGTGATCCTGCGCGGGGAGGCGGCCGAGCCGGATCCGTCCGGCAACCTCTTCCTCACCAACATCCACCAGCTCTACGAGTCGCGTGACGAGGAGTGGACGCCGGCCAATGCGATCGAGGCGCTGCTCGGCAAGAAGCCGGCGAAGGATCTCGCCGCCTCTGGTCAGCGCTCGATGCTGGAGCGGGTGAAGTCGCTGAAGGACCTGGTGGTGCTCAACGACGAGGCGCACCACGTTCACGACGAGGACCTTGCGTGGAGTCAGTCGCTGCTGGCGATTCACCGCGCGCTGCCGCAGGGGCTCTCACTCTGGCTCGACTTCTCGGCCACGCCCAAGGACCAGAACGGGATGTACTTCCCCTGGACCGTGTGCGACTACCCGCTCGCGCAGGCGGTGGAGGACCGCATCGTCAAGGCGCCGCTCATCGTCACCAAGGAGGACGACCCGAAGCAGCCCAAGGACGACCCGGACGGGGTCACCAAGGACAACATCGGCGAGAAGTACGGCTACTGGCTGCGCGCCGCGGTGCAGCGCTGGAAGGAGCACCACAAGGTCTACAAGCAGCTCGGCACGCGGCCGGTGCTGTTCATCATGGCCGAGAAGAACGTCTACGCCGATGCCATCGGCGAGTACCTGTGGAAGACCAAAGAGTTCGGCTTCAAGGAGTCGGAGGTCCTGGTCATTCATACCGACGCCGCCGGCGAGATCACCAAGAAGGACCTCGACGTGGCGCGCGAGGCCGCGCGCGACATCGACAAGGCGGAAAGCCGGATCAAGGCGATCGTCAGCGTGATGATGCTGCGAGAGGGTTGGGACGTCCGCAACGTCACCGTGGTGCTGGGACTTCGCCCGTTCACCGCGAAGGCCGAGATCCTTCCGGAGCAGGTAATCGGTCGCGGGCTGCGGCTGATGACACAGGTGAGTCCGGACCGGACGCAGACCCTGGAGGTGCTCGGCACTCGCAACCTGCTCAACGTTCTGCGGACTCAACTCGAAGCAGAAGGCGTGGGTGTGGCCAGCACCAAGACCGACCCGCCGCCGCCCGTCATCATCGCGCCCGTGCAGGAGCGGCTCAAGTACGACATCGCGATCCCCATCACCAACCCGAGCCTGGAGCACGATGTCCGCAAGCTTTCGGACCTCGACGTGGCCGCGTTGGAGGCGATCTACGACCAGGAGGATCTGGCCGAGCCGTTCCGCGTCAAGCTGCGGCTCGAGTTCGCGACCACGGAGACGGAGGTGCACCAGTCGGACATCGCTGCGGGTGAGCTCCCGGCCGCCCAGGAATTGCTCGCCAGCGTCACGAACAAGGTCATCGACCGTGCCAAGCTGCCCAACCGCTTTGCCGAGCTGTACCCATCCGTGCGGGACTACGTCGCGACCCGGTGCTTCGGTAAGTCGGTCGATCTCGATGACGAGGCGCTCCGTTCGCACCTCGCCCGGCTGGAGCTGCAGGAAGGCATCGCCAAGTACCTGGCGCGGAAGATCGCCGAGCTGACGATCGAGCGGCGCGCGATCGAGTTCGACAAGGCCGACTTCCGGCTCTCGGCGACGAAACCCTTCAGTTGGCGTCGAAACCTCCCGCCGCTCGAGGCGAAGAGGACTGTCTTCAACTACGTCGCTACGTATAACGACTTCGAGCGGCGGTTCGCCCAGTTTCTGGACAAAGCGTCCGATGTCCTCCGCTTCGCGTCGCTCGGCACGACCGAGCAAGGCGAGTCCGGCACGCAGTTCCGCGTCGACTACCTCAAGCCGAGCGGAGCAATCGGGTTCTACCACCCGGACTGGGTGGTGGTGCAGAAGTCGAAGGCGGGCGAGGTCAACTGGATCATCGAGACCAAGGGCCGCGTGTGGGAAGGCACGGCGGCGAAGGACGAGGCGCTCAAGACTTGGTGTGAGCGGGTCAGCGCGGCGACGGGCGCGGTCTGGAGGTATGTGCGGATCAATCAGACTGACTTCGACAGTGGTGGAGCAACGACCTTGGCAGCTTTGCTTCAACCGTCGTGA